The genomic stretch CTTCGTCTGACGCAAAGCCTTCCTGCAGTTTTGCAAGAGCTGCTTTTTCGATCTGGCGAATGCGCTCCTTGGAGAGATTCAGTTTCTCGCCAATGCCAGCCAGTGTCATACGCGTCTCATCAAAGAAACGATGCTGGATAACCGCCTGCTCCCGGTCGGACAATTTTTTCATCTCAGAGCCGATGCGGTTCTGCAATTTCTCTTCATCCATCAAGCGCATGACAGCCACATCCGGCGTTTCGCGCTCGTCTTCCAGCATGTCCTGCTTTTCGGTGGTGGAGTCATCTTTCAGGATAACATTCAGTGAAGAGTCGCGCGCTGAAAGCCGGGACGTGGCAACATCCAGATCCTCAACCGTGACCTTGAATTTGTGCGCCACATCCGTTTTGGTCATCTCGCCACGATCCGCCTGCTCGATCATTTTGCGGATACGGCCCAGATTGAAGAAAATGCTCTTATGCGCATTGGTCGTGCCCACCCGCACCATGGACCAGTTACGCAGCACATAATCCTGGATGGAGGCCTTGATCCACCAGCCTGCATAAGTCGAAAACCGGAATCCCTTGGCCGGGTCAAACCGTTTGGCCGCTTCAAGAAGGCCGATGACACCCTCCTGAATGAGATCATCGATCGGCAAACCGTAATTTTTGAATTTCATGGCGGCGGCAACGGCCATGCGTTGGTGGGCGAGGATCAATTTGTCCAATGCACGCTTGTCGCCCTTTTCCAGCCAGCGTTCGGCGCAGGCCTGTTCTTCCTCGACTGTCAGAATTTTGTGTTCAAATGCCGTTCTGGCACTTTCACGATTAAAGCTGTTGTAATCCATCCCGTCACTCCTTCTATTGAGTGATACGCCTAGCACCCGCTCTTGGATCACCGCGGGGACTACTTTTTTTTATAAAAAAATCCGGTCCGGCGAGAAAATGCCGATAGCCGCGCTATGTCATGACTTCGCCCAATAGAAGGATTTTCGATGAAACGTGGCCAGACAGCCATAATCGGGGCCGGTGTTGCTGGCCTTGCCTGTGCGCGACGCCTGCAGGACGCGGGCTGGCCGGTGACCGTTTTCGAAAAAAGTCGCGGACTTGGGGGCAGGCTGGCGACCCGCCGCACACCGCAGGGACTGACTTTTGACCATGGCGCTCCTTTTATCAGGGTGACAGAGAAAGCCCCTGACCTTGAGCGCCAACTGACCGGCACAGGCGATGCCGTCATCTGGCCGACGGCAACAGAGCATCAATATGTCGGCGTACCGTCGATGAACGCATGGCTGAAACCCATGGCCGAGGGTATCCCGCTGCGATTGCATACCCGGGTGATCGGGATTGCTGCAACGCATGACCAGTGGCAGCTGACCCTCGAAGCTGACAACGCTGCGGCCACAAGCGAAACCTTCGACACCATTATCTGTACGGTTCCGGCACCACAGGCACAGGAACTGACCGGTCATCTGGCGGGATTTTCCGGTGTTTTTGACCGGATCAGGATGACCCCCTGCTGGACGCTGATGGTGGCCTTTGAAGAACGCCTGAACCTGCCATTCGATTTTCAGGAACACCCGGATACCGGCATTGCAAAGCTGATCCGCAATACTGCCAAGCCCGGACGCCCGCAGGATCATGATTGCTGGGTAGTACAGGCTGATGCTGCATGGAGTACGGACAATCTGGAGCTTGAAAAGGAAGAGGCCGCCGCGCGCCTGTTGGCGAAGTTTGCGGACGTGGCTGGTATCCCGCTCCCGGCTGTGACGTACCAGACGGCGCATCGCTGGCGCTACGCACTCACCGCGTCAGCATATGGCGTCCCGTTTCTGCCACACCCTGATGGCTCTCTTTATCTGGGCGGTGACTGGTTGTTGGAAGACACAGTCTCGGATGGCTGGCGCAGTGGCAACGCCATCGCTGATGCCCTTCTGCAGACAGACTAGTCGCCAACGCAGTTACTAATGAAGCTGTTCATGCGCTGGCGTGCCTGCCTGGCCATCGGGATGGGCATGGCATCAAACGCGTGAATGCCGCCTGGATAGATATCCAGCGCCGTTTCGTGCCCCGCCTGCAGCCAGCGCTGCGCCATGAAGAGGCTGTCATCCAGAATCGGGTCAAGCGTCCCGACAGAGAACAGGGCTGGCGGCATATCGGCAAGGTCCGCATAGAGCGGCGAGATTGCCGGGTCGCGTTTAGCCTCCATGTCATATTGTTCCGGTGGCAGAAGGTTGTTGCCAAACCATGTACAGACCAGCGTATCAATAATCAGCAGGCGGTCACCCCAGTTCCGCAAGGACGGCGTCATCGACATATCGTAGATCCCATAGACGAGGTTCGCCCCGGCAAAACCGGTGAAGCCATGCCGGTCGCGCATTCTGAGTAAAGTCACCGCAGAAAGATGCGCTCCGGCACTTTCGCCCCCGATCACAACCCGGTCTGTTACAAACATGGACTGCATATTTTCAACCAGCCAGCAGGCAGCCGCCTCGCAATCATCAGGGCCGGCGGGCCACGGGTTTTCAGGTGCCAGACGATATTCCACGCTGACAACGGCGACGTTCATTTCCCTGACCATTTTCTCAAACATCTGGTCATGACTGTCTGCTGACCCGATGGTGTGGCCGCCACCATGAATATGAAAATAGATCCCTGTGGGATTTTCCGGTTTGAACACCCGCACCGGCACTTCAAGCCCGTTGGCAGTTGCTGTCTGCCATTCAGCCATCTCTGAATAAGGCTCACGCGCGAGCAATCCTTCACCACGACGGCGCGCTTCGCGCACAACTGGCGCGCCGACTTCCCAGATACGCGGCAGTTCTTTCATGACCGCTTCCAGCTCGGCTGTCGCCTTTGCTGTTTCGGGCGCGATAGCCTCTTCTGTGAACAGATACGGATCGATTATCAGTTTGTCAGTCATTGAGAGGCTCCTTCCATCAAGGTCATGACTGCCCACGCGCACCGCGCAACAGGCGCCAGGCATAGATGGCCATCAGGCCAGCGATTATTGCAGAGCAGATAAAAGGCGTCTGCGGTGACAGGTCATAAAGAGAAAATGCAACGATCGGCGCGATAATGAAACCCACCGCAAAAAATGAATTGGCCAGTCCCGCTGCTGCCCCCTGCTCGTCTGCCTTCACACTGAGTGAGACGGCAGCATTATAGGCTGGCATGATAATCCCTGTTCCCAGTCCGGCAAATACCAGACCGAACACGATGGTCCCGAAATCCCGTCCCAGTGCGATGATAACATGACCAAACAGCACCAGCGCGGGCGCTGCCTGTAACAAAAGCCAGGGCGAGAGTTTCAGTCTTTGCACCAGCACCAGCTGCGCAAACAAGGAGGCCATGGAACTGACCATCAATGCCACGCCAAGAAACTGGGACGCGCTCAATTCATCCAGTTGAAGAACGTCAAGCAGGTAAAAGCCGATCAACTGAATGGGCACAACCATCAACAAACCGCCACCTGCCCCATAAATAAAGATCCGGCGAAGCCGGGGATCGGTGAGCTGCAATTTGCGACGGTTTTTCACCACAACCGGTTTGCTGCGCTCGGGTAGCCAGAAAAAGATAGCCGCAAATGACAGGACGGAAATCACCGTCACAATATAGAGCGGCACCACTGGCCCGAATTGTACGGTTGCGCTGCCGATACCAGGGCCGATGCTGGCCCCAAGACCAAAGGCAGCGGTCAACCCGGCCAGGCTGGCGGTGCGTTCTTCCGGTGCGGTGCGGTCCGCCACATAAGCCTGCGCGGCCGCTGGCCCGGCGGAGACGAAAATACCATGCAGACTGCGTGATAAGGTCAACAATACGAACACAGCCATGACCGGCAGGACACCCTTCAGGCCAAGCTCCAGCACGACCGCCAGTGCCCCGATGGACACAGCAAACATGCCAACGCTGAGGAGAATGACCGGCTTGCGCCCCAGCACATCACTGCGCCGCCCCCAGAACGGGCTGAAAAAGACCCACATGAAAGCTGACACGGTGAAGATGATTCCAACCTGAATATCCTGAAGCCCCAGAGAGCGGGCGATCGGGGGCAGAATGGCAAACAGGATTGTCTGGCCCAGACCAAGGCAGATGATGCAGAGCATCAGAATACCCATCGCCCGACGCCGCTCCCCCGGATGCGCCGCAGGGTGCGGCGGCAACTGGTCAGAATCCAGTCGGGGGGCGGTAACCGCCGGCACAATAGCGCTGGCCGACACCTTGTCTTCTGCCAGATTATCATCCTCTGCTGGATTACTCACGACCGGCCTCTGTCATTCACACTTGTTCAGGCCCCGTGCCTGACACTGACGCTGCCCTGCTGACAAGCGCTAATCGCAGCGCGTAGGTGCATAACAGCAATACGCGCTATCAATGTACAGTTGGCCCCAAATTTGGCATTACGAACGAAAGGCTCTATGCTTGCCTCATAAAAATAAGGGATGTGTGATGAGTTTTTTTCGGGCCTTCTCAATTTTTGTTCTGGCCGCTGTTCTACTTGCAGGACTGTTTATTCATCCGGTTCTAACTGAGCGGGATGCTCCTGACGCTTTTCTTGAAGACGATCCCGAGATTCGCGCGAACCCAGACTACCCCGTAAAAGTAATGGATGTGTCAGCGCTGTCAGATCAGATCATCATTGAAAAGGATGTCTGGGTGGAGATGCGCGATGGAACGCGCTTGTCGGCTAATGTTTATCGTCCGAAAGCCCCGGGAGAGTATCCGGTGGTCATGGCTCTCACAGCATACGATAAAAACAAGGGGCCAGATGAGTATCCCAAATTGTTGCGCAATGCCCTGAAGCAGGATTTTGATCTCGGGACATTCGAGGTCAGCCCATGGACTTCCTGGGAAGCTCCTGACCCAGCATTCTGGGTACCGAATGGTTATGCCATGATCTATCTGGACTCCCGCGGCTTTGCCTCCTCGGAGGGTAAACCGAGCACCTTATCACGCCAGGATCGGGACGACTTTTTTGATGCAGTAGAATGGGCTGGCACACGTGACTGGAGCAATGGCCATGTCGGCCTTAATGGCGTCTCCTACCTTGCTATTGCGCAATGGGTCGCTGCTAGCGGCAATCCGCCACACCTCAAAGCCATCATCCCCTGGGAAGGGCAATCTGACAGTTATCGAGAGGTACTCTATCACGGTGGCATTCCGGAAACAGCGTTTACGGATTTCTGGTCCCGCAAAATGCGAGCCGGTGCCAATGGCAATCCGCTGCCCCCGCCTGTAATTTTCAGATTTGCACATCAACGCCCGGCGTTAATGCGCCGTGTCCAACAGCGTCCGGCTACAACATCCGGCATTGACCTGCCGAAGATCAATGTGCCTGCGCTGATCAGCGCGACCTGGTCTGACCAGGGGTTGCACACTCGCGGCTCCTTCGAGGGATACAAGAGAATTTCTTCCAGTCAGAAATGGCTGTATACGCACGGGCGGGCAAAATGGGATGTTTATTACAGCGCTGACGCGCTCGCCTATCAGAAAGATTTTTTTGATTACTTCCTGAAAGGCCTGGACAATGGCTTTGATGAACGGCCTGCCGTCAGACTTGAAGTGCGCGAAAACCTGTCTGAATATCAGGTAAGATAAGAAACCGAGTGGCCAATACCCGATACAGTTTATACAAAGCTCTATCTTGATGCGGCATCAGGGCTGTTGTCTGCCTCACCATCAGAAGAATCAGGCACAGCGCAATATGATGCCATGTCCGAAAAGGTCATCTTTACACATACATTCACACAAGACACAGAGTTGAGCGGCAACATGAAGCTGAAACTCTGGGTGTCCATATCGCAGGGTAAGGACATGGACCTTTTTGTCGGTATCGAAAAACTGACGGCAACAGGAGAAGTAGTCCCGTTCTTCGCCAAGACCGGCTACACCAAAGGCCCTGTTGCCATGGGCTGGTTACGAGCATCACAACGCGCCCTTGATGAAGTGAAATCAACGCCCTGGCAACCTGTCCTCTCACACGAAGCCCAACATCCTCTTTTACCAGGCGAGATCGTTCCTGTAGAAATCGAAATCCTGCCGAGCAGCACACTGTTCCGGGCCGGTGAAACGCTCCGGCTGATCATTCAGGGTGATGACCTGTTTGAGCACCCGGCACTGGCACATGGATACTCTGTGAATGAAGGCGTTCATAAGATACACACCGGATCAACTTATAACTCGCATTTGCTTGTGCCTATAATACCTCAATAATCCCGCTTGTAGTTGGCAGAGACGCTTTGCGTGCCGTCCTGTTCTACGCGGGTTTTGATCGAGACCTTGTCGTTCACGTCATAGGTGACGCTGACGGAACCACCTGTGCCGATGCCTTGCGTGGCGGAGACATAGATATCATCGGACACATATTTGCCAACAGAGACCATGCCCCCGCCTGTTGCGGCATCCTGGGCAAAGCTGAGTGCATCAAGACCGAATGTCTGCGCCAGACCCGCACTTGCCCCGCCGAAAACACCATTGCCGGAGAGCTGTGCCACAGCCGTAGCAATGCGTAAGGATTCCAGTGCAGTCAGTTGCGAGGGCTGCTTGCCGAATAAAATCAGCGCCATCACATCCTCCTGCGGCAATTCAGGTCGTGAGGAAATATTGATCGACGGATCCGCCGCCGGGCCGGAAATCGTCACGATTGCCTGTACGTCACCCTGATCTGTATCAACATCACTCTGGGCTTCAATATCGAGATCAGGCGCAAGACCACCGGACGGGCTGAACAGCAGGCGCCCGCGGCTGATCTGGAACTGTCGCCCGGCGAAATCCAGCCGCCCACTGACAGTCTCGACCGTTCCCCCGACAGCAGGGTCGGCAGAAGTGCCGGAGACCTCAAGCTGCCCTCGCCACTCACTCTGCAGGCCCCGACCAGAGATGAAGATTTCGTCCTTGGCTTCAATCAGAATATCCAGCGTCAACGCGCTGTTCTGTTGTTGCCCGGCCTGCGGTGCCGGAAGGGCATTGCCATCGCTATCGACCCGCACCACACGCACTGGCGTGTAACTCTTTTTGCCCTCAATAGATGGAATGACTGCCCGGATACGGCGGATGTCGATCCGCCCCGCGAGCAGCAGGTCTGAAAGAGACCCGGTCAGGTCCAGTGTAGACGTGAGCTCTGCTTCCAGCACATCAGAATTGATGACCTTCGCCCGATCAAGAATCAACTGGCCATCCACTTTCGACAAATCACCATTAGACTGCTCCGCCAGCAGAACATCACCTGACAGCCGAATGGCATTGGCGGTGCCTGTTGCATCAGCAGCATTCAGGGAAAACTTCCCTTCTGACCCGTCTCGCCCGATGGCAAAATCCAGCCGCCCCTGAATGTCATTCATTTGCGCGCCCGTGACTCGCTCTTCAAAGCGCCCTTCTGCCAGTGAGATTCCCCCTGAAACATCCGGCGCCGTAACCGTGCCGCTGATGCTCACATCTGCCTGTACCTGCGCATCCACAAAATCCGTATCCACAGGCAGGAAAGAAAGAAGAGGCACCAGTGTGTCTTCATATGTGAAACGACCGCTGAGCGCACCATCACGGTAATTGATGGCCAATCCATCCGTACGGATCAGGCGCAAGGGATT from Parvularcula sp. IMCC14364 encodes the following:
- a CDS encoding RNA polymerase factor sigma-32, which gives rise to MDYNSFNRESARTAFEHKILTVEEEQACAERWLEKGDKRALDKLILAHQRMAVAAAMKFKNYGLPIDDLIQEGVIGLLEAAKRFDPAKGFRFSTYAGWWIKASIQDYVLRNWSMVRVGTTNAHKSIFFNLGRIRKMIEQADRGEMTKTDVAHKFKVTVEDLDVATSRLSARDSSLNVILKDDSTTEKQDMLEDERETPDVAVMRLMDEEKLQNRIGSEMKKLSDREQAVIQHRFFDETRMTLAGIGEKLNLSKERIRQIEKAALAKLQEGFASDEELYAH
- a CDS encoding CocE/NonD family hydrolase encodes the protein MSFFRAFSIFVLAAVLLAGLFIHPVLTERDAPDAFLEDDPEIRANPDYPVKVMDVSALSDQIIIEKDVWVEMRDGTRLSANVYRPKAPGEYPVVMALTAYDKNKGPDEYPKLLRNALKQDFDLGTFEVSPWTSWEAPDPAFWVPNGYAMIYLDSRGFASSEGKPSTLSRQDRDDFFDAVEWAGTRDWSNGHVGLNGVSYLAIAQWVAASGNPPHLKAIIPWEGQSDSYREVLYHGGIPETAFTDFWSRKMRAGANGNPLPPPVIFRFAHQRPALMRRVQQRPATTSGIDLPKINVPALISATWSDQGLHTRGSFEGYKRISSSQKWLYTHGRAKWDVYYSADALAYQKDFFDYFLKGLDNGFDERPAVRLEVRENLSEYQVR
- a CDS encoding NAD(P)/FAD-dependent oxidoreductase, which gives rise to MKRGQTAIIGAGVAGLACARRLQDAGWPVTVFEKSRGLGGRLATRRTPQGLTFDHGAPFIRVTEKAPDLERQLTGTGDAVIWPTATEHQYVGVPSMNAWLKPMAEGIPLRLHTRVIGIAATHDQWQLTLEADNAAATSETFDTIICTVPAPQAQELTGHLAGFSGVFDRIRMTPCWTLMVAFEERLNLPFDFQEHPDTGIAKLIRNTAKPGRPQDHDCWVVQADAAWSTDNLELEKEEAAARLLAKFADVAGIPLPAVTYQTAHRWRYALTASAYGVPFLPHPDGSLYLGGDWLLEDTVSDGWRSGNAIADALLQTD
- a CDS encoding alpha/beta hydrolase, giving the protein MTDKLIIDPYLFTEEAIAPETAKATAELEAVMKELPRIWEVGAPVVREARRRGEGLLAREPYSEMAEWQTATANGLEVPVRVFKPENPTGIYFHIHGGGHTIGSADSHDQMFEKMVREMNVAVVSVEYRLAPENPWPAGPDDCEAAACWLVENMQSMFVTDRVVIGGESAGAHLSAVTLLRMRDRHGFTGFAGANLVYGIYDMSMTPSLRNWGDRLLIIDTLVCTWFGNNLLPPEQYDMEAKRDPAISPLYADLADMPPALFSVGTLDPILDDSLFMAQRWLQAGHETALDIYPGGIHAFDAMPIPMARQARQRMNSFISNCVGD
- a CDS encoding MFS transporter; protein product: MSNPAEDDNLAEDKVSASAIVPAVTAPRLDSDQLPPHPAAHPGERRRAMGILMLCIICLGLGQTILFAILPPIARSLGLQDIQVGIIFTVSAFMWVFFSPFWGRRSDVLGRKPVILLSVGMFAVSIGALAVVLELGLKGVLPVMAVFVLLTLSRSLHGIFVSAGPAAAQAYVADRTAPEERTASLAGLTAAFGLGASIGPGIGSATVQFGPVVPLYIVTVISVLSFAAIFFWLPERSKPVVVKNRRKLQLTDPRLRRIFIYGAGGGLLMVVPIQLIGFYLLDVLQLDELSASQFLGVALMVSSMASLFAQLVLVQRLKLSPWLLLQAAPALVLFGHVIIALGRDFGTIVFGLVFAGLGTGIIMPAYNAAVSLSVKADEQGAAAGLANSFFAVGFIIAPIVAFSLYDLSPQTPFICSAIIAGLMAIYAWRLLRGARGQS